One part of the Salinimonas iocasae genome encodes these proteins:
- a CDS encoding sodium-dependent transporter: MSGAREQFGSRLGFILAAAGSAVGIGNLVGFPVGAAKNGGGAFLLMYAIFVFAICLPVMLAEMTVGRHAQKDPLGSYNQLSGNKPGWKIAGWLSILTPFMIAVFYLVITVWIFGYLFEAVTGDLDVLANPDTFGNFINSPKIFLYMAGVAAVVYLILQGGVKEGIEKAAKLLMPSLFIMLLLLVIFVLTRDNAMAGVEFYLIPDFSKITASVINGALAQAFFSLSLGMGIMITYGSYIAKEADVPNSAKLVAITDTAVAFTAGLMILPAIFSFNPDTNPAELSDSSIGMIFTFLPKIFLALQTSIGYLGASIVASLFFLLVFFAAITSLVSIFEVPVAALMDEKGVSRKKALGILGLLLVILGCFCALSFGFVDFFTSFTSYAGAEKSFFDVIYDVFYDTILPLNGFLICIFVIYRWKRHNFNEALHEGAPNYKGSLFERYVDISLGTFIPVILLVIFINTVCLKYFDISLYASLSSMFS; this comes from the coding sequence ATGAGCGGCGCCAGAGAACAGTTCGGATCGCGCCTCGGTTTTATTCTTGCTGCAGCAGGATCGGCCGTTGGCATTGGTAATCTTGTAGGGTTTCCGGTAGGAGCAGCGAAAAACGGCGGCGGTGCATTTTTATTGATGTACGCCATATTTGTTTTTGCTATTTGTTTACCTGTGATGTTGGCGGAGATGACGGTCGGTCGTCACGCGCAAAAAGACCCGTTAGGAAGTTACAACCAGCTTAGTGGTAATAAACCAGGCTGGAAAATAGCGGGGTGGTTGTCCATCCTTACACCGTTCATGATTGCGGTCTTTTATCTGGTGATTACGGTTTGGATTTTTGGCTATTTGTTTGAAGCCGTCACCGGTGATCTCGATGTCCTGGCTAATCCTGATACCTTTGGTAATTTCATTAACTCCCCCAAAATATTCCTTTATATGGCCGGTGTGGCAGCCGTGGTCTATCTGATCCTTCAGGGCGGTGTTAAAGAAGGGATTGAGAAGGCAGCTAAATTGCTGATGCCTTCATTATTCATCATGTTATTGCTGCTGGTTATCTTCGTTCTGACCCGCGACAACGCGATGGCAGGTGTCGAGTTTTATCTTATTCCTGACTTCAGCAAAATTACCGCTTCGGTCATCAACGGCGCGTTGGCACAGGCCTTTTTCTCTCTGTCGCTGGGCATGGGAATTATGATCACCTATGGTAGTTATATCGCAAAAGAAGCAGACGTACCCAACTCAGCGAAGCTGGTGGCCATCACCGATACTGCTGTAGCGTTTACAGCCGGATTGATGATTCTGCCTGCCATCTTCTCGTTCAACCCGGATACCAACCCAGCTGAATTAAGTGATTCTTCTATTGGTATGATTTTCACTTTTCTGCCGAAAATCTTCCTGGCATTGCAAACCAGTATTGGTTACCTGGGCGCATCGATTGTCGCCAGTCTCTTTTTCCTGTTGGTCTTCTTTGCTGCTATCACCTCGCTGGTATCTATCTTTGAGGTGCCGGTTGCCGCACTGATGGACGAGAAAGGGGTGAGCCGTAAAAAAGCGCTGGGCATTCTTGGCCTGCTGTTGGTCATTCTTGGCTGTTTCTGCGCATTGTCATTTGGCTTTGTAGACTTCTTTACCTCATTTACCAGTTACGCCGGCGCTGAAAAGTCGTTTTTTGATGTTATTTATGATGTGTTTTATGACACCATTTTACCGCTCAACGGATTTTTGATTTGTATCTTTGTTATCTATCGCTGGAAGCGCCACAACTTCAATGAGGCACTTCACGAGGGGGCACCAAACTACAAAGGCAGCCTGTTTGAGCGTTATGTGGATATTTCTTTAGGTACATTCATTCCGGTAATACTGCTGGTTATTTTCATCAACACTGTGTGTCTTAAATATTTCGATATCTCGCTTTATGCGAGCCTGTCGTCCATGTTCAGCTAA
- a CDS encoding NAD-dependent epimerase/dehydratase family protein — protein MTALTLCGCGWLGKQLATTASYDKIIGTTQSEENFSNLRQLGVTPYSFRLGDDASQLCEAAKQSTVVLNIPPGARKKPLDPNFVPRMCALIDQFFEQGASALIFISTTAVYGDDDKVVTENTPVAPVTPSGNAHVEIEQHLLSKYPDRSAVFRLAGLVGHGRHPVRFLAGKQLDKGEQVVNLVHGDDVCAAVHQWIARPEFGVTYHLCSQKHPKRGDYYRDCAREYALAMPTFNEGYESLTASGKCINSTASWHRLGLTPEYASPYDMI, from the coding sequence ATGACAGCACTTACCCTCTGTGGTTGTGGCTGGCTGGGAAAACAGCTGGCCACTACTGCATCTTACGATAAAATTATCGGCACTACGCAATCTGAAGAAAACTTTTCCAATTTGCGCCAGTTGGGCGTAACCCCGTATTCCTTTCGCCTTGGCGATGACGCATCACAGCTATGCGAGGCAGCCAAACAGAGCACGGTAGTACTGAATATTCCACCGGGTGCACGCAAAAAACCGCTGGACCCGAATTTTGTCCCCCGCATGTGTGCGCTCATCGACCAATTCTTCGAGCAAGGTGCTTCAGCGCTGATATTTATCAGCACGACGGCAGTGTATGGCGATGACGATAAGGTGGTGACAGAAAATACACCGGTTGCGCCTGTGACGCCATCGGGTAATGCGCATGTTGAGATAGAACAACATCTGCTTTCAAAGTATCCGGACCGCTCTGCCGTATTCAGACTGGCCGGGCTTGTAGGTCATGGCCGTCACCCGGTTCGGTTCCTGGCAGGCAAGCAACTTGATAAGGGCGAGCAAGTAGTAAACCTGGTACACGGTGATGATGTTTGCGCCGCCGTACATCAGTGGATTGCCCGTCCCGAATTTGGTGTTACCTATCACTTATGCAGTCAGAAACATCCTAAAAGAGGTGATTATTATCGGGACTGCGCGCGAGAATATGCTTTGGCAATGCCCACATTTAATGAAGGGTATGAATCGCTTACCGCCAGTGGAAAATGCATAAATTCGACGGCGAGCTGGCATCGATTAGGACTGACGCCAGAATACGCCAGCCCCTACGATATGATTTAG
- a CDS encoding DUF2884 family protein, producing the protein MKLRALALAVSTLLTTSVMAHNDECDVNLHGNLEYNKKMITVEMDSGSVMTIAPDNQLTINGEAVTLNDDQQQYVDDYRTAIDEAVPMTVNLVSDSIDLAGTAVGEVFGELLGPDDELVRDFQGTLKEMRGEMEHHFYTEDGSIRVSGNDFEDDGWFDSAWEDKFEDRIEDMVSEATGKLLVAIGSQIVSGDGDMDEFADRMENFGENLEERLETQAESIEHRAEGLCEVLREADIAEGKMQKSIPGLDELDLINIKRHSNRM; encoded by the coding sequence ATGAAATTACGCGCTTTAGCTTTAGCTGTATCGACATTACTCACCACCTCTGTCATGGCTCATAATGACGAATGTGATGTAAACCTGCATGGTAACCTTGAATACAACAAGAAAATGATCACGGTTGAAATGGACAGTGGCAGTGTGATGACAATTGCGCCGGACAACCAGCTCACGATCAATGGCGAAGCTGTCACGCTGAACGATGATCAGCAGCAATACGTTGATGACTACAGAACAGCGATTGATGAAGCCGTACCGATGACGGTAAATCTGGTCTCTGACAGCATCGATTTGGCCGGTACCGCGGTGGGAGAGGTATTCGGCGAATTACTTGGCCCGGATGATGAACTGGTCCGTGACTTCCAGGGTACGTTAAAAGAAATGCGTGGTGAAATGGAGCATCATTTTTATACTGAAGATGGCAGCATCCGGGTGTCGGGTAACGATTTTGAAGATGACGGCTGGTTTGATTCTGCATGGGAAGATAAATTTGAAGATCGCATCGAGGATATGGTGAGCGAAGCGACCGGCAAACTATTGGTTGCCATCGGTTCGCAAATTGTCAGTGGCGATGGTGATATGGATGAGTTTGCAGACCGGATGGAAAACTTCGGCGAAAACCTTGAGGAACGTCTCGAGACGCAGGCCGAATCAATCGAGCATCGGGCTGAAGGCCTTTGTGAAGTATTACGCGAAGCTGATATCGCCGAAGGTAAAATGCAAAAATCAATTCCGGGGCTGGATGAGCTGGACTTAATCAACATTAAGCGCCACAGCAACCGTATGTAA
- a CDS encoding mechanosensitive ion channel family protein: protein MDFSESARELFLTVVHKLLPSVTPDDAIFNIIAVGTIFVTAAVIYVPIRVLFRLYIERLVKRTRSGWDDALLNHGFFRRLVHLVPALVIFLLTPVLIEQDGLLYGVVIKVSLLYMMAVALLTIFAVLSTLEDMYNASYLANRTPITGFIQVAKLIFTIIVLLLCISILIERNPLFILSGVTALAAVLLLIFRDTILGFVAGIQIAANRMFKNGDWIQITKFEVDGEIREIGLTNVKVQNWDMTISTLPTYSLTNEAVKNWRGMQESGGRRIKRAIHIDIHSVRLCDKEMLDRFSKIRRLTDYIDGKLQELREYHQDEAIDETDLLNSRKLTNIGTFRAYLTAYLNQHPKVNQTMSVMVRQLPPNELGIPLELYCFCTEKAWVSYEAVQADIFDHVMAMLDVFDLRAYQRDSHLLAWNANRAMPAKQYESTPALTADHSGAD, encoded by the coding sequence TTGGATTTCAGTGAATCAGCCAGAGAGCTATTCCTCACCGTAGTACATAAACTGCTGCCGTCGGTAACACCCGATGATGCCATTTTTAATATTATCGCAGTAGGTACCATTTTTGTTACCGCTGCGGTTATTTACGTTCCAATTCGTGTCCTGTTCCGCCTGTATATTGAGCGCCTGGTTAAACGCACACGCAGTGGCTGGGACGATGCGCTGCTCAATCATGGCTTTTTCCGCCGACTGGTGCACCTCGTACCCGCGCTGGTAATTTTCCTGCTTACCCCTGTGCTTATTGAACAGGATGGTCTGCTGTATGGGGTAGTGATTAAAGTATCGCTGCTTTACATGATGGCGGTTGCACTACTGACAATCTTCGCCGTACTGTCCACCCTGGAAGACATGTACAACGCTTCTTATCTGGCCAACCGTACGCCCATTACCGGCTTTATTCAGGTGGCCAAATTAATCTTCACTATTATTGTTTTGTTGTTGTGTATCTCAATCCTTATTGAGCGCAACCCGCTGTTTATATTATCCGGTGTGACTGCCCTGGCGGCAGTACTGTTGTTAATTTTCAGGGACACTATTCTTGGTTTTGTCGCGGGAATACAGATTGCGGCGAACCGCATGTTTAAAAACGGGGACTGGATCCAGATTACCAAGTTTGAAGTGGATGGTGAGATTCGTGAAATCGGCCTGACGAACGTTAAAGTGCAGAACTGGGATATGACAATATCTACCTTGCCCACCTACTCGCTGACCAACGAAGCGGTCAAAAACTGGCGAGGCATGCAGGAGTCAGGTGGACGCCGTATCAAGCGTGCTATTCATATTGATATCCACTCGGTACGCTTGTGCGATAAAGAAATGCTGGACCGGTTTTCAAAGATCCGCCGCCTTACTGATTATATCGACGGTAAATTACAGGAACTCAGAGAGTACCATCAGGATGAGGCGATCGATGAAACAGATTTGCTTAACAGCCGAAAGCTCACCAATATTGGCACTTTCAGGGCTTATCTCACGGCTTATTTAAATCAACACCCTAAAGTAAATCAAACCATGTCTGTGATGGTTCGCCAGCTTCCACCTAACGAACTGGGCATTCCTCTTGAGCTATATTGCTTTTGTACTGAAAAAGCCTGGGTAAGTTATGAAGCAGTGCAGGCAGATATTTTTGATCATGTGATGGCTATGCTGGATGTTTTCGACTTGCGCGCTTACCAGCGTGATAGTCACCTGCTGGCATGGAACGCTAATCGGGCCATGCCTGCCAAACAGTATGAGAGCACGCCAGCTTTGACAGCCGACCACAGCGGCGCTGATTAG
- a CDS encoding acyltransferase, whose translation MFRVVLAPLIFLIHTPLQIANLALWASLIIAFGCLKLIIPIRPFRRMLANVMHFCMFAFGKISVAMIYLFNPIKIERQFSAPVSLQSWYLIVANHLSYLDIILLIELAAGRIPAPKFFLKKELIWLPFVGLGAWALDMPFMRRYSRAFVAKHPHLAGKDIETTKRYCQRFTETPTTVINFVEGTRFTQAKHASKKSDYVALLPPKAGGIAFTMATMGDLFTNILDISLLYPDNRKHPMMAMLSGQMKRIIIDVNVLELPSQAKGDYFKDEQFRVGFQSWLNELWRAKDQRIKHFLEK comes from the coding sequence ATGTTTAGAGTAGTACTTGCCCCTTTAATTTTTCTTATTCACACCCCGCTACAGATTGCTAATTTAGCACTTTGGGCATCGCTGATTATCGCCTTTGGGTGTCTTAAGCTCATCATCCCAATCAGACCCTTTCGCCGGATGCTGGCCAATGTGATGCATTTTTGCATGTTCGCTTTCGGTAAAATTAGTGTCGCTATGATTTACCTGTTTAATCCGATAAAAATAGAAAGGCAATTCAGCGCGCCTGTATCTTTACAAAGCTGGTATCTGATTGTGGCCAATCATCTCAGCTACCTTGATATTATCCTGTTGATTGAACTTGCCGCCGGTCGCATTCCTGCTCCGAAATTCTTTTTAAAGAAAGAGCTTATCTGGCTGCCGTTTGTGGGCCTGGGCGCATGGGCCCTGGATATGCCATTTATGCGTCGTTATTCACGGGCGTTCGTGGCTAAGCACCCTCACCTGGCAGGCAAAGACATTGAAACAACCAAACGCTATTGTCAGCGTTTTACTGAAACACCTACCACGGTAATTAATTTTGTGGAAGGTACCCGTTTTACGCAGGCCAAGCATGCTTCCAAAAAAAGCGATTATGTGGCGCTACTGCCACCTAAGGCCGGAGGCATCGCGTTTACCATGGCTACAATGGGTGATCTGTTTACCAACATTCTTGATATTTCTTTGCTGTACCCTGATAACCGCAAGCATCCCATGATGGCTATGCTGAGTGGGCAGATGAAACGCATTATCATCGATGTCAATGTACTGGAACTGCCGTCACAGGCAAAAGGCGATTACTTTAAAGATGAACAGTTCAGAGTGGGTTTTCAAAGCTGGCTGAATGAATTGTGGCGGGCAAAAGACCAGCGTATCAAACACTTTTTGGAGAAATAG
- a CDS encoding acyltransferase, whose translation MLKNLCHHLLGVVSVTIYFINTVIWATPIILLSVCKLIPVRLWQTFITYLLDSCATAWIGVNNLNQRLLSNTTWHVNGLSQLTPHDWYLIIANHQSWVDILVLQRIFNRRIPFLKFFLKKELIWVPILGLAWWALDFPFMRRYTKAFLAKNPHMKGKDMETTRRACEKFQYKPVSIMNFVEGTRFTKAKHDAQHSPFTHLLKPRAGGVAFVLSAMGDQLHKLIDVTIDYPNGVPSFWDFVSGKVKEIRVEVMVTPIKDIMDGGFFSDTYFSDPEQRERFQQWLNSRWTEKDQLLTTLKS comes from the coding sequence ATGCTTAAAAACCTTTGCCATCATTTACTTGGCGTAGTTTCGGTTACAATTTATTTTATCAACACGGTCATCTGGGCCACCCCCATTATTTTGTTGTCCGTGTGCAAACTAATCCCTGTCAGGCTGTGGCAAACGTTCATCACCTATCTGCTGGATAGCTGCGCCACTGCATGGATCGGCGTAAATAACCTAAACCAGCGGTTGTTAAGCAACACAACATGGCATGTCAACGGCCTCAGCCAGCTGACTCCTCATGACTGGTACCTGATTATTGCCAACCACCAGTCCTGGGTAGATATTCTGGTATTACAGCGCATATTCAACCGCCGCATTCCTTTTTTAAAGTTTTTCCTTAAAAAAGAACTTATCTGGGTACCTATTCTGGGCCTGGCATGGTGGGCACTGGATTTCCCCTTTATGCGCCGGTACACCAAAGCTTTTCTTGCCAAGAATCCGCACATGAAAGGAAAAGACATGGAGACTACCCGCCGGGCGTGCGAAAAGTTTCAGTATAAGCCTGTCAGTATCATGAACTTTGTTGAAGGTACCCGCTTTACAAAGGCTAAACATGATGCCCAGCATTCACCCTTCACACACTTACTTAAACCCCGCGCCGGAGGCGTCGCGTTTGTACTTTCAGCGATGGGCGATCAACTGCATAAGCTTATTGATGTCACTATCGATTATCCTAACGGTGTTCCCTCTTTCTGGGACTTTGTTAGCGGAAAAGTAAAAGAGATCCGGGTAGAGGTAATGGTTACCCCAATCAAAGATATTATGGACGGTGGCTTTTTCAGCGATACGTATTTCTCAGACCCAGAGCAGCGAGAGCGATTTCAGCAGTGGCTGAACAGCCGCTGGACCGAAAAAGACCAGTTACTGACAACACTAAAATCTTAA
- a CDS encoding S-(hydroxymethyl)glutathione dehydrogenase/class III alcohol dehydrogenase: MEGQPIKCNAAVAWEAGKPLSIEEVEVAPPKAGEVRIKVLASGVCHTDAFTLSGDDPEGTFPSIMGHEGGGIVESVGEGVTSVEPGDHVIPLYTPECGECKFCKSGKTNLCGKIRETQGKGLMPDGTTRFSKDGKTIYHYMGTSTFSEYTVLPEISLAKVNKEAPLDEVCLLGCGVTTGIGAVLNTAKVEEGATIAIFGLGGIGLSAIIGATMAKAGRIIAIDINEDKFDLAKQLGATDVINPKKYDKPIQEVIVELTDGGVDYSFECIGNVDVMRSALECCHKGWGESVIIGVAGAGQEISTRPFQLVTGRVWRGSAFGGVKGRSELPGMVEQYLNGEIPLKTFITHKMQLVDINDAFDLMHEGKSIRSVVYFDETEAS; encoded by the coding sequence ATGGAAGGTCAACCTATAAAATGTAACGCTGCGGTCGCCTGGGAAGCGGGCAAACCGTTGTCGATTGAAGAAGTCGAAGTGGCACCACCTAAAGCCGGGGAAGTAAGAATCAAAGTGTTAGCAAGCGGCGTGTGTCACACCGATGCGTTTACACTGTCCGGCGATGATCCGGAAGGGACATTCCCCTCCATCATGGGGCATGAGGGAGGCGGTATCGTTGAATCAGTGGGTGAGGGCGTGACCTCTGTCGAGCCTGGCGACCATGTTATTCCACTGTACACACCAGAGTGTGGCGAGTGTAAATTTTGTAAATCAGGCAAAACCAATCTGTGCGGCAAAATCCGTGAAACACAGGGAAAAGGCCTGATGCCTGATGGCACCACGCGCTTTTCTAAGGATGGTAAAACCATCTACCACTACATGGGTACATCGACGTTCAGCGAATACACCGTGCTACCTGAAATTTCACTGGCAAAGGTCAATAAAGAAGCGCCTCTTGATGAGGTGTGTCTGCTTGGGTGTGGTGTGACTACCGGTATTGGTGCAGTGCTTAACACTGCTAAGGTGGAAGAGGGCGCAACCATTGCTATTTTCGGGCTGGGTGGCATTGGCTTATCCGCTATTATCGGCGCAACCATGGCCAAGGCGGGGCGTATCATTGCCATTGATATCAATGAAGACAAATTCGATTTGGCGAAACAACTAGGCGCCACAGACGTAATCAACCCTAAAAAATACGACAAACCCATTCAGGAGGTCATTGTTGAGCTGACCGACGGTGGCGTGGATTATTCCTTTGAGTGTATCGGTAACGTTGATGTCATGCGCTCGGCACTGGAATGCTGTCACAAAGGCTGGGGCGAGTCGGTCATCATCGGTGTCGCCGGAGCGGGGCAGGAAATCTCCACAAGACCCTTTCAGTTGGTCACGGGGCGCGTATGGAGAGGCTCTGCATTCGGTGGCGTGAAAGGCCGCTCAGAACTTCCCGGCATGGTAGAGCAATATCTCAATGGTGAGATTCCTCTGAAGACGTTTATCACACATAAGATGCAACTGGTTGATATCAATGATGCCTTTGATTTGATGCATGAAGGAAAAAGTATTCGTTCGGTTGTGTACTTTGACGAGACGGAGGCCAGCTAA
- the fghA gene encoding S-formylglutathione hydrolase, giving the protein MELIAENRAFGGRHCRYKHAASTVNCDMTFAIFLPPFASEDNPVPVLYWLSGLTCTDENFMQKAGAMKLAAELGMAIVAPDTSPRGDDVPDDSEGAYDMGLGAGFYVNATQAPWKTHYQMYDYVTKELPALIESSFPVTGERAISGHSMGGHGALVVGLRAPERYVSVSAFSPVSNPTECPWGEKAFSQYLGDDRGLWKEYDAACLLAQKQHYIPLLVEQGHADQFLNEQLKPEALVNAAQKSDTQLTLNMHEGYDHSYFFIASFIDEHLQFHASHLGLI; this is encoded by the coding sequence ATGGAGTTAATTGCTGAAAACCGGGCATTCGGTGGCAGACACTGCCGCTATAAGCACGCTGCTTCGACGGTAAACTGTGATATGACATTTGCTATCTTTCTGCCGCCGTTTGCGTCTGAAGATAATCCGGTGCCGGTACTGTACTGGTTGTCGGGCCTTACCTGTACAGATGAAAACTTCATGCAAAAGGCCGGGGCAATGAAGCTGGCGGCAGAGCTGGGTATGGCCATCGTCGCGCCGGATACCAGTCCACGAGGGGATGATGTGCCGGATGATAGCGAAGGTGCTTACGATATGGGATTGGGCGCGGGCTTTTACGTCAATGCCACCCAGGCACCATGGAAAACTCATTATCAGATGTATGATTATGTGACCAAGGAATTGCCGGCACTTATCGAATCATCGTTTCCTGTCACCGGAGAACGAGCTATCAGCGGACACTCTATGGGCGGACATGGTGCGCTGGTGGTCGGCTTGAGGGCACCAGAGCGTTATGTGTCTGTTTCTGCGTTTAGCCCGGTATCTAATCCTACTGAGTGCCCATGGGGTGAAAAAGCATTCAGTCAGTATTTAGGTGACGATCGGGGGTTGTGGAAAGAATATGATGCCGCGTGTCTGCTGGCACAAAAGCAACATTATATTCCGTTGCTGGTGGAACAGGGGCATGCCGATCAGTTTTTAAATGAGCAGCTCAAACCAGAAGCGTTAGTGAACGCTGCGCAGAAGTCTGATACGCAGCTTACGCTGAACATGCATGAGGGATACGATCACAGCTATTTCTTCATCGCATCTTTTATAGACGAGCATCTGCAGTTTCATGCCAGCCACCTCGGGCTGATTTAA
- a CDS encoding VWA domain-containing protein: MRRIKRPPIEVFNLSFLDIISCAFGAVIMLVLLAKNGEQDTERGAADLSVLIENVLSAQQSVESLKGALSDKQQELAAAKAQSASVTEQQKNLETSIPRAQQTLAQLQDKAKSLREEIRQANARLNVENSTQEPDEEVGGIPTDADYVVFVIDNSGSMSSGSSWTKVTQVVKDIIKSHPQMKGFQIMAADGTHMYSTQRGKWLSDSQSMRDKAISRLAGFRGGASAPEVGINEALDLYGNTQGKVSLYVFGDDYRPADLDSVVSQITRKNADQSGRAKVRIHGIGFNRPRNGNAQQFAAFMQAVAKRNRGAFVGLYF, from the coding sequence ATGCGACGAATAAAGCGGCCTCCTATCGAAGTTTTCAACCTGTCCTTCCTGGATATCATCTCCTGCGCATTCGGGGCGGTCATTATGCTGGTTTTGCTGGCCAAAAATGGGGAGCAGGATACCGAACGAGGCGCTGCGGATTTGTCGGTGCTGATTGAAAATGTTCTGTCAGCCCAGCAATCGGTAGAATCACTAAAAGGGGCGTTATCTGATAAGCAGCAGGAGCTGGCTGCAGCAAAGGCACAGTCAGCATCGGTAACAGAACAACAGAAAAACCTGGAAACGTCTATTCCAAGGGCACAGCAAACACTGGCTCAATTACAGGACAAAGCAAAATCGCTGCGTGAGGAAATTCGCCAGGCCAATGCTCGCTTAAACGTGGAAAACAGCACCCAGGAGCCTGATGAGGAGGTTGGTGGTATTCCTACCGATGCGGACTATGTGGTGTTTGTTATCGATAATTCCGGGTCTATGTCATCAGGCAGCAGCTGGACGAAGGTGACACAGGTGGTGAAGGACATCATTAAATCTCACCCACAGATGAAAGGCTTCCAGATTATGGCGGCGGACGGCACCCACATGTATTCGACGCAGCGCGGTAAGTGGCTGAGCGACAGTCAGTCGATGCGGGACAAGGCGATTTCACGTCTTGCCGGTTTCAGAGGTGGGGCGAGTGCCCCGGAAGTGGGTATTAACGAGGCGCTGGATTTGTACGGGAACACCCAGGGCAAAGTCAGTCTCTATGTATTTGGTGACGATTATCGCCCCGCTGATCTGGACAGTGTGGTATCACAAATAACCAGAAAAAATGCCGACCAGAGCGGGCGCGCTAAAGTGCGAATACATGGGATCGGTTTTAACCGACCCAGAAACGGTAACGCCCAGCAGTTCGCTGCCTTTATGCAGGCCGTAGCCAAACGAAACAGAGGCGCCTTTGTCGGGTTGTACTTTTAA
- a CDS encoding vWA domain-containing protein — MKHKRRTEDGFNLSFLDVMACGLGAVILIFILVDFNAFSDTAAPEQKKLESELAAAQREQQQLQKSIDEINENIAMEAGKQDESQQNQNETTQQQDKLLQDISSQLAVVADLENQLAAVASIPTPDANIAMSGTGEQSYITGMRVEGKHIGILIDKSASMMGDNLIEVLSKLALPDSKKIASAKWRRTRRVANWLLARLPQKSKVSVVAFSDTASVLGMRPVNTAGASGSLKAIAKQIGEIVPDGGTNLQDGLATMMNTNPDLTDLYLITDGLPTLGEGLPLKCKNFISSKKSISSDCRQLLFLETVKRGPRGVTVNVILLPIEGDPFAPSLYWSWTNSNGGTFLSPAPEWP, encoded by the coding sequence ATGAAACATAAGCGGCGCACTGAAGATGGCTTTAACCTGTCGTTCCTGGATGTGATGGCATGCGGGTTAGGCGCTGTTATTCTGATATTCATTCTGGTGGATTTTAACGCCTTCAGTGATACCGCCGCGCCGGAACAAAAGAAGCTTGAGTCTGAATTAGCAGCGGCTCAACGTGAACAGCAGCAATTGCAAAAATCCATCGATGAAATAAACGAAAATATTGCCATGGAAGCTGGCAAACAGGATGAGTCACAACAAAACCAGAATGAAACCACCCAGCAACAGGACAAACTGCTGCAGGATATTTCATCACAGTTAGCGGTAGTGGCCGACCTGGAAAACCAGTTAGCTGCTGTTGCCAGTATCCCAACCCCGGATGCCAACATCGCCATGAGCGGCACTGGCGAGCAGAGCTACATTACAGGGATGCGGGTTGAAGGAAAGCATATCGGTATTCTGATTGATAAGAGTGCTTCCATGATGGGAGATAACCTTATTGAGGTATTGAGTAAGCTTGCGTTACCGGATAGTAAAAAAATTGCCAGCGCAAAATGGCGCAGGACGCGACGGGTGGCCAACTGGTTGCTGGCCCGCCTGCCACAAAAATCAAAAGTATCTGTGGTGGCTTTTTCAGACACCGCTTCGGTTTTGGGAATGCGGCCGGTCAACACCGCGGGCGCCAGCGGTTCACTCAAAGCTATTGCTAAACAGATTGGCGAGATTGTGCCGGATGGCGGGACGAATCTGCAGGATGGGCTGGCAACCATGATGAATACAAACCCCGATCTTACGGATCTTTATCTGATAACAGATGGCTTACCAACACTTGGTGAGGGCCTGCCGCTTAAATGCAAAAACTTCATCAGCAGCAAAAAATCAATTTCATCAGACTGTCGGCAGCTGCTATTTCTGGAAACCGTCAAGCGCGGCCCCCGTGGCGTCACCGTCAATGTGATTTTACTGCCCATTGAAGGGGACCCATTCGCGCCCTCTCTATACTGGAGCTGGACCAACAGTAATGGCGGAACCTTCTTGTCCCCGGCACCGGAGTGGCCCTGA